One genomic region from Halosolutus amylolyticus encodes:
- a CDS encoding HNH endonuclease has protein sequence MPAAAGLSNFIEGSEEYLSDQSSETWDSHQPQAWPAETGRESEIDVSTAVQSNCQSQTENRYPENWDILRRQAYKRDEYRCRNCGAGGGPHGNVELHAHHIVPLSCGGTNALSNLSTLCSTCHGLIHDHMD, from the coding sequence ATGCCGGCCGCCGCAGGACTTTCAAATTTCATCGAAGGTAGTGAAGAGTATCTGTCTGATCAGAGTTCGGAAACTTGGGATTCTCATCAACCACAGGCTTGGCCTGCCGAGACGGGTAGAGAATCCGAGATAGATGTCTCCACTGCTGTCCAGTCGAATTGTCAATCCCAGACAGAAAACAGGTACCCGGAAAACTGGGATATTTTACGCCGACAAGCATACAAACGCGACGAATACCGGTGTCGAAACTGCGGGGCCGGTGGAGGGCCCCATGGCAATGTTGAGTTACATGCGCACCATATTGTTCCTCTTTCGTGTGGCGGAACCAACGCTCTTAGTAACCTCTCAACGCTTTGCTCAACGTGTCACGGACTCATTCACGATCATATGGATTAG